Proteins encoded together in one Prunus dulcis chromosome 3, ALMONDv2, whole genome shotgun sequence window:
- the LOC117622236 gene encoding beta-catenin-like protein 1, whose product MEVVDGRNSNTKRKRDDVVPNGNSNSNNNIDLSLLEAVEKSQNAVEAPDLRTLKKVVLSFERRLKDNIGARLKYPDQPDRFADSEVELHEDLQKLKLLAGAPDLYPDLVSLNTVPSILNLLGHDNTDIAIDVVQLLQELTDDEVFDENDEAVGVLVDALVDNNVLELLVQNLQRLNDSDPDESAAMYGTLATIENLIEVKPAVAELVCERTKLFKWLMGRIKVREFDGNKQYASEILAILLQSSVANQKKLGQMNGVDVLLQAVAMYKSKDPKSSDEAEMLENLFDCLCCLLMPLENKERFVKAEGVELMIIIIKQKKSAYGSAIRALDFAMTKYPPACERFIDVLGLKTAFAGFMGKIPINKKNKKERYHEELEERIVSLIASLFGGILRGSRRERLLSKFVENECEKIDRLMELYMRYSDRVKAETERMDQLELDDLEMDEEEKYNRKLESGLYTLQLIAVILGHLWCSEHPQMRARIELLLKQQKLTKKDVKDILQEYHDNIGDVDGPEEMERSQAKIQRFISAL is encoded by the exons ATGGAAGTTGTCGACGGTCGAAACTCCAACACGAAACGCAAACGAGACGACGTCGTCCCGAACGGCAACAGTAACAGTAACAACAACATCGACTTGTCCCTCTTGGAGGCAGTAGAGAAATCCCAAAACGCCGTCGAAGCGCCCGACCTCCGAACCCTAAAGAAGGTAGTGCTCTCCTTCGAGCGTCGTCTCAAGGACAATATCGGAGCCCGACTCAAGTACCCGGACCAACCCGACCGCTTCGCCGACTCCGAAGTCGAGCTCCACGAAGACCTCCAGAAGCTCAAGCTCCTTGCCGGAGCTCCGGATCTCTACCCAGACCTCGTCTCCCTCAACACCGTCCCTTCCATTCTCAACCTCCTCGGCCACGACAACACCGACATTGCAATCGACGTGGTTCAGTTGCTCCAGGAACTCACcgacgacgaggttttcgatGAGAACGACGAGGCCGTTGGGGTTCTCGTCGATGCCCTAGTCGACAACAATGTCCTCGAGCTGCTGGTTCAGAATCTGCAGCGGTTGAACGATTCGGACCCGGACGAGAGTGCCGCTATGTACGGGACTCTCGCGACGATCGAGAATTTGATCGAGGTGAAGCCAGCGGTGGCGGAATTGGTGTGCGAAAGGACCAAGCTTTTCAAATGGTTGATGGGGAGGATTAAGGTGAGAGAGTTCGATGGAAACAAGCAATATGCTTCGGAAATATTGGCTATACTGTTGCAGAGTAGCGTAGCGAATCAGAAGAAGTTGGGACAGATGAACGGTGTCGACGTGTTGCTTCAGGCGGTGGCTATGTACAAGTCTAAGGACCCCAAGAGCTCGGATGAGGCTGAGATGTTGGAGaatttgtttgattgtttgtgCTGCTTGTTGATGCCATTGGAGAACAAGGAGAGGTTTGTGAAGGCTGAAGGGGTGGAGTTGATGATCATTATCATCAAGCAGAAGAAGTCTGCTTATGGGTCGGCCATTAGAGCGCTTGACTTTGCCATGACCAAGTACCCGCCAGCCTGCGAACGTTTCATTGATGTTTTGGGGTTGAAGACGGCCTTTGCAGGTTTTATGGGTAAG ATTCCCATTAataagaagaacaagaaggaGCGTTATCATGAGGAGTTGGAGGAGCGCATTGTGTCCCTAATTGCATCGTTATTTG GTGGAATTCTGAGGGGTTCTAGAAGGGAGAGATTGTTAAGCAAGTTTGTCGAAAATGAGTGTGAAAAGATTGACCGGCTTATGGAACTTTATATGAG aTATTCAGATAGAGTTAAAGCCGAAACTGAACGGATGGATCAGCTTGAACTTGATGATTTAGAG ATGGATGAAGAGGAAAAGTACAACCGGAAGTTGGAATCTGGACTTTATACTCTTCAg TTGATTGCTGTCATTCTGGGGCATCTTTGGTGTTCTGA GCACCCTCAAATGAGAGCAAGAATTGAACTACTGCTCAAGCAGCAAAAACTGACTAAGAAGGATGTTAAGGATATACTTCAG GAATATCACGACAATATTGGTGATGTGGATGGACCTGAAGAAATGGAGCGATCACAGGCAAAGATTCAAAGGTTCATCTCAGCGTTGTGA
- the LOC117622334 gene encoding uncharacterized protein LOC117622334 — MEKTSTTTKKKEITDRSSLIDLVFSWSLRDVLNNHLYKNQVPKIPETFSTVTSYKKSFIPSLIEETHADLLSNMMTLSHAPTCEILTLEYSKHHKPPKALFYDITYKKDTEVDKNHKGPMYEPQVGDLIALTNVKPKCIDDLNRPQRFYLIAYVNGVTNLEKFPDDFEFKILSSKPIGFGEQDTQQSKRETLFAVYLMNMTTNIRVWDALNSEGENKNVIEKVLQPNSDDGSSCTVCFPKEKCSPDLSTIWPTISSHSLNESQEAAILNCISLSKCQHQNAVKLIWGPPGTGKTKTVSLSLFALFKLKCRTLTCAPTNIAVLEVAARLRRLVNHSLEYGKYGLGDIILFGNKKRMKVDGNAELLDVFLDHRAKTLYECLVPLSGWKHLLESMICLLEDPDKQYSLYLEKEVEKHKENAQENKKDTNGNAESVSGDDPLTFEEFMRREFDSVGDVMKFCMVNFYTHLPTCCISLKVVKDMVEALSLLKSFKSSLHSIGLKLLLNDFKGPGSIGGWFTQLRKKCVCKLKLLPQEFSGLNSISINEFLIKQFCLQNACLIFCTASTSAKLDGTAAVRPLELLVIDEAAQLKECESVIPLQLSGIRHAILIGDERQLPAMVKSKVSAKAEFGRSLFERLAGLGHAKHLLNIQYRMHPSISLFPNREFYDNQILDGPNVNERSYERCFLQGKMYQSYSFINVANGKDEFDHGHSRKNMVEVAVVSEIVASLYKDFTGKRKKVSVGVISPYKAQVHAIQERVKNYSKDSDAGFSVSVRSVDGFQGGEEDVIIISTVRCNGNGSIGFLSNDQRANVALTRARYCLWILGNGSTLVNSDSIWKKLVLDAERRECFHNADEDNNLALAIAAALLELGQLHSLLNIDSFLFKNARWKVCFTSEFQKSLAMIKDTVICREVFNLLTKLSSGWRRAQKDKGIIVHDGTCAQLLEKYKVNRLLNLIWTVDILQQNSEYVQVMKVWDIVTRSDVPKLAKRLDIIIGSYTVDKMNRCKHKCVERGTFVPMRWPVDLSSCLEADPVEFLSKPLSSLGLTDKPETPSSKSRETTKAVKPLTQCLSTPQSRSKSRANQRRSSKLQVWRPCIPYD; from the exons ATGGAGAAGACTAGCACGaccaccaaaaagaaagaaattacaGATAGAAGTAGCTTGATCGATCTGGTATTCTCTTGGTCTCTCAGGGATGTTCTCAACAACCATCTTTACAAAAACCAG GTTCCCAAGATTCCCGAGACATTCTCGACTGTGACGAGCTACAAGAAATCATTCATTCCTTCACTCATTGAGGAAACTCATGCTGATTTACTCTCAAATATGATGACTCTGTCGCATGCACCTACTTGTGAGATACTGACACTTGAATATTCTAAACATCATAAACCTCCCAAAGCTTTGTTTTATGATATAACATATAAGAAAGATACAGAAGTTGATAAGAATCACAAAGGGCCAATGTATGAGCCACAGGTTGGAGATCTCATTGCCTTGACTAATGTCAAACCAAAATGCATTGATGATCTGAATAGGCCCCAAAGGTTCTATCTTATTGCTTATGTTAATGGAGTGACTAATCTTGAGAAGTTTCCTGatgattttgaattcaaaatactCTCGTCGAAGCCTATAGGTTTCGGAGAGCAAGACACACAACAGAGCAAGAGAGAAACACTTTTTGCTGTCTATCTGATGAACATGACAACAAACATTCGTGTGTGGGATGCCTTGAACTCAGAaggggaaaacaaaaatgtcatTGAGAAAGTTCTGCAACCCAATTCAGAT GATGGGAGTTCTTGCACAGTTTGTTTTCCCAAAGAAAAATGCTCTCCTGACCTTTCTACGATATGGCCCACAATTAGCTCTCATAGTCTAAATGAGTCCCAAGAAGCTGCAATTTTAAACTGTATTAGTTTGAGCAAATGCCAACACCAGAATGCTGTCAAATTAATATGGGGTCCTCCTGGTACTGGGAAAACAAAGACCGTCAGTCTATCACTCTTTGCTCTGTTTAAGTTGAAGTGCAGAACACTAACATGTGCTCCCACCAATATTGCGGTTTTAGAGGTGGCAGCACGGCTCCGGAGATTGGTTAATCATTCACTTGAGTATGGTAAGTATGGACTTGGAGATATAATTCTCTTTGGGAACAAGAAGCGAATGAAGGTCGATGGTAATGCTGAACTTCTTGATGTATTTCTTGATCATCGCGCTAAAACTCTGTACGAGTGTTTGGTCCCTTTATCCGGATGGAAGCATTTGTTAGAATCAATGATATGTCTACTCGAGGATCCAGATAAACAGTACTCTTTATATTTGGAAAAGGAAGTGGAAAAGCATAAAGAGAATGCTCAAGAAAATAAGAAGGATACTAATGGAAATGCAGAAAGTGTAAGTGGGGATGATCCTTTGACATTTGAGGAGTTCATGAGGAGAGAATTTGATTCAGTTGGTGATGTTATGAAGTTTTGTATGGTAAACTTTTACACTCACTTACCAACTTGTTGCATTTCACTTAAGGTGGTGAAGGATATGGTTGAAGCTTTGAGTTTACTTAAGTCTTTTAAATCTTCTTTGCATAGCATTGGTTTGAAGTTACTCCTAAACGATTTCAAAGGTCCAGGAAGCATTGGTGGTTGGTTTACACAGTTGAGAAAAAAGTGCGTTTGTAAACTGAAGTTGCTTCCTCAGGAATTTTCTGGTCTGAATTCCATTTCcattaatgaatttttaataaaacaaTTCTGCCTGCAAAATGCTTGCTTAATATTTTGTACTGCATCAACTTCTGCCAAACTGGACGGTACAGCAGCAGTGAGACCACTCGAATTGTTAGTCATTGATGAAGCTGCTCAACTTAAAGAATGTGAATCTGTAATTCCCTTACAACTGTCTGGTATCCGCCATGCTATTCTCATAGGAGATGAGAGGCAACTCCCTGCTATGGTTAAAAGCAAG GTTTCTGCAAAGGCTGAATTTGGAAGAAGTTTGTTCGAAAGGCTGGCAGGGTTGGGACACGCTAAGCATCTTCTAAATATCCAATATAGGATGCATCCATCCATCAGCTTATTTCCAAATAGGGAGTTTTACGACAATCAGATATTAGATGGTCCAAATGTCAATGAAAGAAGCTATGAGAGGTGCTTCCTTCAGGGAAAAATGTACCAATCCTACTCCTTTATAAATGTAGCCAATGGAAAAGATGAATTTGATCATGGTCATAGTAGAAAAAATATGGTGGAGGTTGCTGTGGTCTCTGAGATAGTTGCAAGCCTTTACAAAG ATTTCACTGGCAAAAGGAAGAAGGTCAGTGTTGGGGTCATATCACCATACAAGGCTCAAGTTCATGCGATTCAAGAGAGAGTCAAAAATTACAGTAAGGATTCTGATGCAGGCTTCTCTGTAAGTGTGCGATCTGTTGATGGTTTCCAAGGTGGTGAAGAGGATGTAATAATTATCTCCACTGTAAGATGTAATGGGAATGGATCAATTGGTTTCTTGTCTAACGATCAAAGAGCAAATGTGGCGCTCACACGTGCAAG GTATTGTctttggattttggggaatGGATCGACTTTGGTTAACAGTGACTCTATTTGGAAAAAGCTAGTCCTTGATGCCGAGAGACGGGAATGCTTTCATAATGCTGATGAGGACAATAACTTGGCTCTGGCTATTGCAGCTGCCCTCCTGGAGCTTGGCCAACTTCATTCTTTACTTAATATTGACTCTTTTCTGTTCAAAAATGCAAGATGGAAG GTTTGCTTCACTAGTGAATTTCAGAAGTCCTTAGCAATGATTAAAGACACTGTTATATGTCGGGAAGTGTTTAATCTATTAACCAAGCTTTCAAGTGGATGGCGTCGAGCTCAGAAGGATAAAGGAATTATAGTGCATGATGGGACTTGTGCTCAACTGTTAGAGAAGTATAAAGTCAATAGGCTGCTGAATCTCATTTGGACTGTAGACATTCTCCAGCAGAATTCGGAATATGTCCAGGTTATGAAGGTTTGGGATATTGTGACACGTTCTGATGTACCTAAACTAGCAAAGCGTCTTGATATCATTATTGGGAGTTATACAGTGGATAAGATGAATCGCTGCAAGCATAAATGCGTAGAAAG GGGCACTTTTGTTCCCATGAGATGGCCAGTGGATCTGAGTAGTTGCCTTGAAGCTGATCCTGTGGAGTTCCTTTCAAAACCATTATCTTCGCTCGGTCTAACTGATAAACCAGAAACACCATCTTCAAAATCTAG GGAGACCACCAAAGCAGTGAAACCTCTCACACAATGCCTTTCGACTCCCCAAAGTCGTTCCAAAAGCCGTGCTAATCAAAGGAGATCATCCAAACTACAGGTTTGGAGACCATGTATTCCTTATGATTAG
- the LOC117620870 gene encoding uncharacterized protein LOC117620870, with the protein MVKSLGFSNFEVVDPIGFSGGLWLLWNANKVKVEIIGTSDQTISAYVSWSGRSPWIFTGIYANPCSTKRAKLWEYLNFVANCHQMPWLIAGDFNDMLKTDEKMGGTPLHRLRGFKKWFDENNMIDLGFSGPKFTWTNNRVFERIDRAVCNLQWRQQFAEAFVQHLPRTKSDHCPIKICLKSRVVSCPNRRPFRFEAMWLKHDQFHDFISQRWDQGSGSALAKSRSLVEPLKHWNLVVFGHLKQRKARLLARLIGIQRVLCHRPNRFLTHLEESLSNEYNIILDQEALFWQQKSRVKWLQEGDRNTKFFHISTIVRRRRNKIEKLMNNVGVWVEEAIELKDLAVDYFMGLFCANQPDNANLPMPKLFPSLREDELNPLVASIDINEVKESLFNIGSLKTPGVDGFPACFYQNQWQLCGNDIFNLVTEAFKECRIPEGLNATLVTLIPKIDNPMSMIHFRPISLCCTLYKVISKVIVARLRPLLAKLVSPHQVSFIPGRHLSDNILIAQELMFKFRNTKRKKGFIAWKIDLSKAYDRLNWGFIMTVLKEVGFPENLIQLIIHCVSSVTYQVCVNGELIETFTPKNGIRQGDPLSPYLFVLCMEKFSHLIVEAVKNFNWKPVKSSQGGPFVSHLFFADDLILFAEATPRQAHIMKQCLDEFCRASGQVVNFEKSAIYCSPNISKELASDISHICGSPLTNNLGKYLGMPLLHSRVTKSTYNNLVDKVHARLASWKSRVLSSAGRATLIQAVTSAIPVFAMQTAKLPMSICDELDKLNRNFFWGGSDKKTKVHLCQWDLLCRPKSKGGLGFKKTHEMNKALLAKSGWRLLKKDEGLWAQIFEKKYLRGHSPCDPNLLLKQNCSPTWKGIVFGSQLLEKGLIWRLGKGDNINFWKDKWIADEALIHMVEVSPDSSMDTIVSDFLMDGWWDIEKLRRVLPEDWVQKIIGCPADLGGTTEDCQIWQTTSNGLFSVKTAYNLLFSGTEWLNPWWKVLWKLKLPPKILFFFWLAYQGKIMSNEQRARRLFIGDPACCICDWHSESTLHILRDCTRAKRVWNLFLNSNQYAPFFHAELHPWLLSNFCSKNMFLQIPWKTLFGVICWHLWKWRNDFIFNNKDDLPFNPRELILSATKEWIKASTNNQLGGDKIQVSLAWTPPENGVLKLNVDGSLMKSSGSIGAGGVIRDHLGNWIGGFAVNLGKGQILEAELWGLFFGLKLAITRGIMDIIVEMDSVNAVNLILSNDLNICHPMAGLVSSCKRLLRQIPKCFLHHIYREKNAVADRLAAWSHDIDLGCWFLEDNPTWLGPLLLDDSIGVTKTRIISSV; encoded by the coding sequence ATGGTCAAATCTTTGGGTTTCTCGAATTTTGAAGTGGTGGATCCTATTGGATTTTCTGGAGGTCTGTGGCTTCTCTGGAATGCTAATAAAGTGAAGGTTGAAATTATTGGTACCTCGGACCAAACTATTTCCGCGTATGTCTCTTGGTCTGGTCGTAGCCCTTGGATCTTTACTGGAATATATGCTAATCCTTGTTCCACCAAAAGAGCAAAATTATGGGAgtacttgaattttgttgcTAACTGTCACCAAATGCCTTGGCTTATTGCTGGAGATTTTAATGACATGCTCAAAACAGATGAGAAAATGGGGGGAACCCCATTGCACCGGCTCAGGGGTTTTAAAAAGTGGTTTGATGAGAATAACATGATTGACTTAGGCTTTTCTGGCCCTAAGTTCACTTGGACTAATAACAGAGTCTTTGAACGAATTGATAGAGCAGTGTGTAATTTGCAGTGGAGGCAACAGTTTGCTGAGGCATTTGTTCAACATCTCCCTAGGACAAAATCCGACCATTGTCCTATCAAAATCTGTTTGAAGTCTCGCGTTGTGTCTTGCCCAAATCGAAGACCCTTCAGGTTTGAAGCGATGTGGTTAAAGCATGACCAGTTCCATGATTTTATTTCGCAGCGTTGGGATCAAGGGTCTGGCTCGGCCCTTGCGAAGTCTCGTAGTTTGGTGGAACCCCTAAAGCATTGGAACCTTGTTGTTTTTGGCCATCTGAAGCAAAGAAAAGCTCGTTTACTCGCTCGTCTCATTGGTATCCAACGAGTTTTGTGCCATAGACCTAATAGATTTCTCACCCATCTGGAGGAATCTCTCTCGAATGAATACAATATCATTTTAGACCAAGAAGCCTTGTTTTGGCAGCAAAAATCACGAGTCAAATGGCTACAAGAGGGTGACCGAAATACTAAGTTTTTCCACATCTCCACTATTGTCCGAAGACGTAGGAACAAAATCGAGAAGCTGATGAACAATGTTGGAGTTTGGGTAGAGGAAGCTATTGAGCTAAAGGATTTAGCGGTGGACTACTTCATGGGGCTTTTCTGTGCGAACCAGCCGGATAACGCCAATCTCCCCATGCCTAAGCTGTTCCCCAGCCTAAGGGAGGATGAGCTCAACCCCTTAGTGGCTAGTATTGATATCAATGAGGTCAAGGAAAGTCTTTTCAATATTGGTAGCCTGAAAACCCCGGGAGTGGATGGGTTTCCCGCCTGCTTCTATCAAAATCAATGGCAGCTTTGTGGTAATGATATTTTCAACCTTGTCACCGAAGCGTTCAAGGAATGTCGAATCCCTGAAGGTTTGAATGCCACTTTGGTAACTCTCATCCCTAAAATTGATAACCCTATGTCTATGATACATTTTAGACCTATTAGTCTTTGCTGCACTTTGTACAAGGTAATTTCTAAAGTGATCGTGGCCAGACTGAGACCTCTTTTGGCCAAGCTTGTTAGTCCTCATCAGGTCAGCTTTATCCCTGGTAggcatttatctgataataTCCTGATCGCTCAGGAGCTCATGTTTAAATTCAGAAAtactaaaaggaaaaaaggttTTATTGCTTGGAAGATTGATCTTTCTAAAGCCTATGACAGATTAAACTGGGGTTTTATCATGACAGTTCTTAAGGAAGTCGGTTTTCCTGAAAATCTCATCCAGCTGATCATTCACTGTGTTTCTTCTGTTACTTATCAAGTCTGCGTCAATGGGGAGCTCATTGAGACTTTCACCCCTAAGAATGGCATCCGTCAGGGCGACCCCCTCTCCCCTTACCTCTTCGTTCTTTGCATGGAGAAGTTTTCTCACCTCATTGTGGAAGCAGTGAAGAATTTCAATTGGAAACCTGTGAAATCCTCCCAGGGTGGCCCTTTTGTCTCCCATCTGTTCTTTGCTGATGATTTGATTCTTTTTGCTGAAGCTACTCCCCGACAAGCTCATATTATGAAGCAGTGTCTAGATGAATTTTGTAGAGCCTCGGGCCAAGTTGTCAATTTTGAGAAATCAGCGATTTATTGTTCCCCTAATATTAGCAAGGAATTAGCGTCTGATATTAGTCACATTTGTGGTTCACCTCTCACGAATAACTTGGGTAAGTACCTGGGGATGCCCTTACTTCACTCTCGGGTAACCAAGTCTACCTACAACAACCTAGTTGACAAAGTGCATGCCAGACTTGCTTCCTGGAAAAGCAGAGTCCTCTCTTCTGCAGGTAGAGCAACTCTAATCCAAGCCGTCACCTCCGCTATTCCTGTTTTTGCCATGCAAACTGCCAAGCTGCCCATGAGCATATGTGATGAGCTGGATAAATTAAACCGCAATTTCTTTTGGGGAGGTAGTGACAAAAAGACTAAGGTTCATCTTTGTCAGTGGGATCTGTTGTGCAGACCTAAGAGTAAAGGGGGTCTGGGTTTCAAAAAAACTCACGAAATGAACAAAGCCCTGCTAGCTAAATCTGGTTGGAGACTTTTAAAAAAGGATGAGGGTTTATGGGCCCAgatttttgagaaaaaatacCTAAGGGGTCACTCCCCTTGTGATCCCAATTTACTTCTCAAACAAAATTGCTCTCCTACCTGGAAGGGTATTGTGTTTGGCTCTCAACTTCTGGAGAAAGGTCTGATCTGGAGGCTGGGGAAAGGGGACAATATTAACTTTTGGAAGGATAAGTGGATTGCCGATGAAGCTCTTATTCATATGGTGGAGGTTAGCCCTGACTCTAGTATGGACACTAtagtttctgattttttgaTGGATGGTTGGTGGGATATTGAAAAGCTACGAAGAGTGCTCCCTGAAGACTGGGTGCAGAAAATTATTGGTTGCCCTGCTGACTTGGGGGGTACCACGGAGGATTGTCAAATTTGGCAAACTACTTCTAATGGTCTTTTTTCTGTCAAGACTGCATATAACTTGCTCTTTTCAGGGACGGAGTGGTTGAACCCCTGGTGGAAAGTCCTTTGGAAACTCAAACTACCCCCGaagattcttttcttcttctggctGGCGTATCAAGGAAAAATCATGTCCAATGAGCAGCGTGCCCGTAGGCTTTTCATTGGTGACCCTGCTTGTTGCATTTGTGATTGGCATTCGGAATCTACTTTACATATTCTTAGGGACTGCACTAGAGCTAAAAGGGTGTGGAACCTTTTTTTGAACTCTAACCAGTATGCTCCTTTTTTCCACGCTGAGCTACACCCCTGGCTGCTCAGCAACTTTTGCTCTAAGAATATGTTCCTGCAGATCCCTTGGAAAACTCTGTTTGGTGTCATCTGCTGGCACCTctggaaatggagaaatgattttattttcaataataaGGATGATTTACCTTTTAATCCTAGAGAGCTGATCCTGTCTGCTACCAAGGAGTGGATCAAGGCCTCTACTAATAATCAATTGGGAGGTGATAAAATCCAGGTTAGCTTGGCCTGGACCCCCCCTGAGAATGGTGTGTTAAAGCTAAATGTGGATGGTTCTCTCATGAAAAGTTCGGGGTCCATTGGAGCTGGAGGTGTTATTAGAGATCACCTGGGTAACTGGATTGGTGGTTTCGCTGTCAACCTGGGGAAAGGACAAATCCTGGAAGCTGAGCTgtggggtttattttttggtctaaAATTAGCTATCACAAGAGGAATAATGGATATTATTGTTGAAATGGATTCTGTCAATGCCGTTAATCTTATCCTGAGTAATGATCTGAATATTTGTCATCCTATGGCTGGTTTGGTTAGCAGCTGCAAGAGACTTCTGAGACAAATTCCAAAATGTTTTCTTCACCATATCTACAGAGAGAAGAACGCTGTAGCTGACAGATTGGCTGCTTGGAGCCACGACATTGATCTGGGGTGCTGGTTTCTTGAGGATAATCCGACTTGGCTTGGGCCTCTGTTATTGGATGACTCTATAGGGGTTACTAAGACCCGTATTATTAGTTCTGTTTAG
- the LOC117621014 gene encoding phytoene synthase 2, chloroplastic: protein MSVALLWVVSPNTEVFNFFGILDSSRFALGNRSSIRAKMGRKEKWKSCSLSTDVKYSSVGSSGLGSETKFPVLSRVVANPVGEIAVSSEQKVYDVVLKQAALVKKQLNSNGDLDVKPDIVLPGNLSLLSDAYDRCGEVCAEYAKTFYLGTLLMTPERRRAIWAIYVWCRRTDELVDGPNASHITPTALDRWESRLEDLFQGRPFDMLDAALSDTVNKFPVDIQPFKDMIEGMRMDLRKSIYQNFDELYLYCYYVAGTVGLMSVPVMGISPESQATTESVYNAALALGIANQLTNILRDVGEDARRGRIYLPQDELAQAGLSDSDIYAGKVTDKWRSFMKNQIKRARMFFDEAEKGVTELSEASRWPVWASLLLYRQILDEIEANDYNNFTRRAYVSKAKKVLALPIAYTKSLIRPSRTSSYSTRAQKTDSLTSKV, encoded by the exons ATGTCTGTAGCATTACTATGGGTGGTTTCCCCCAATACAGAGGTGTTCAACTTCTTTGGGATTTTAGATTCATCAAGGTTTGCTTTGGGAAATCGAAGTTCGATTAGAGCAAAGATGGGTAGGAAAGAGAAATGGAAATCTTGCTCTCTCAGTACAGATGTGAAGTATTCATCTGTAGGGAGCTCTGGCCTAGGCAGTGAAACCAAATTTCCGGTTTTATCACGCGTGGTGGCCAACCCGGTTGGAGAAATAGCTGTCTCATCTGAACAGAAGGTTTATGATGTCGTGCTAAAGCAGGCAGCCTTGGTTAAGAAGCAGTTGAACTCTAATGGAGATCTTGATGTGAAGCCTGATATTGTTCTTCCCGGGAATCTGAGCTTGTTGAGTGATGCTTATGATCGATGTGGAGAAGTATGTGCAGAGTATGCCAAGACTTTTTATCTGG GAACTCTGCTTATGACCCCTGAAAGAAGAAGGGCCATCTGGGCAATATATG TGTGGTGTAGGAGGACAGATGAGCTTGTTGATGGGCCTAACGCCTCACACATAACACCAACAGCTTTAGATAGGTGGGAGTCGAGGTTAGAAGATCTTTTCCAAGGTCGTCCATTTGATATGCTCGATGCTGCTTTGTCAGATACAGTCAACAAATTTCCCGTTGACATTCAG CCATTCAAAGATATGATAGAAGGAATGAGAATGGACCTTAGGAAGTCAATATACCAAAACTTCGATGAACTATATCTCTACTGCTATTATGTTGCTGGGACTGTTGGATTAATGAGTGTTCCAGTTATGGGCATTTCACCTGAATCACAAGCAACAACAGAGAGTGTATATAATGCTGCCTTGGCGTTAGGGATTGCGAATCAGCTCACAAACATTCTCAGGGATGTTGGGGAGGA tgcaagaagaggaagaatttATTTACCACAAGATGAACTTGCACAAGCAGGGCTTTCTGATTCTGACATATATGCTGGAAAGGTCACAGACAAGTGGAGGAGTTTCATGAAGAATCAAATTAAGAGGGCAAGGATGTTCTTCGACGAGGCAGAGAAGGGTGTGACAGAGTTGAGTGAAGCCAGCAGATGGCCG GTATGGGCTTCCCTACTTCTATATCGCCAAATATTGGATGAGATAGAAGCTAACGATTACAACAACTTCACAAGAAGGGCTTATGTAAGCAAAGCTAAGAAAGTACTTGCTTTGCCTATTGCATATACTAAATCCCTCATTCGGCCCTCAAGAACCTCTTCTTATTCAACTAGAGCTCAGAAAACTGATTCCTTGACATCAAAAGTCTAG